Proteins encoded together in one Astatotilapia calliptera chromosome 7, fAstCal1.2, whole genome shotgun sequence window:
- the LOC113026666 gene encoding tetraspanin-18 → MGQGEASARGTTMEGDCLSCIKYLMFVFNFLIFLGGSFLLGVGVWVLVDPTGFREIVATNPLLFTGVYIILGMGGMLFLLGFLGCCGAIRENKCLLLFFFMLILLIFLAELAAAILAFIFREHLTREYFTKELKKHYQGYNNSDVFTSTWNAIMTTFDCCGVNSPEDFKESMFRMMNQNHVVPEACCQRAAQTAESAYTSQEQCLSGNMMFRNNKGCYSAVVDYFELYIYVAGALAIVVLTIELFAMVFAMCLFRGIQ, encoded by the exons GGGCAGGGAGAGGCTTCAGCACGGGGGACAACCATGGAGGGGGACTGTCTCAGCTGCATCAAGTACCTCATGTTTGTCTTCAATTTCCTCAtcttt CTGGGGGGCTCTTTCCTCCTTGGAGTGGGAGTGTGGGTACTGGTGGACCCCACAGGGTTCAGGGAAATCGTAGCAACCAACCCCCTGCTATTCACCGGTGTCTACATCATCCTTGGTATGGGAGGCATGCTCTTTCTCCTCGGCTTCCTGGGCTGCTGTGGAGCCATCCGTGAAAACAAGTGTCTGCTCCTCTTT TTCTTCATGCTCATCCTCCTGATCTTCTTAGCAGAGCTGGCTGCTGCCATCCTAGCCTTCATATTCCGGGAGCAT CTGACCAGAGAGTACTTCACCAAAGAGCTGAAGAAACATTATCAGGGCTACAATAACAGCGACGTCTTCACCTCCACATGGAACGCCATCATGACTACA TTTGACTGCTGTGGGGTGAACAGCCCAGAGGATTTTAAGGAAAGCATGTTCAGGATGATGAACCAAAATCATGTGGTGCCAGAAGCCTGCTGCCAGCGTGCCGCTCAGACTGCCGAGTCAGCCTATACCAGCCAGGAGCAGTGCTTATCGGGCAATATGATGTTCCGTAATAATAAG GGTTGTTACTCTGCAGTAGTTGACTACTTCGAATTGTACATCTATGTGGCTGGAGCCCTGGCCATAGTGGTGCTAACCATTGAG CTTTTTGCCATGGTTTTTGCAATGTGTCTCTTCAGGGGAATCCAgtag